In Apium graveolens cultivar Ventura chromosome 10, ASM990537v1, whole genome shotgun sequence, the following are encoded in one genomic region:
- the LOC141693034 gene encoding nuclear transcription factor Y subunit B-1-like encodes MADGPGSPAGGSHESGGDQSPRSSVREQDRFLPIANISRIMKKALPANGKIAKDAKDTVQECVSEFISFITSEASDKCQKEKRKTINGDDLLWAMATLGFEDYIDPLKAYLARYRELEGDTKGSARGEGSAKKDPVGAQPLSQQYAHQGSYTQGMGYMNSHI; translated from the exons ATGGCTGATGGTCCAGGTAGTCCAGCTGGTGGGAGTCATGAAAGTGGTGGTGATCAAAGTCCAAGGTCTAGTGTTAGAGAGCAAGATAGGTTCCTTCCGATTGCTAATATTAGTAGGATCATGAAGAAGGCTTTGCCTGCTAATGGAAAGATTGCTAAAGATGCCAAAGATACTGTTCAAGAATGTGTTTCTGAGTTTATTAGCTTCATTACTAGCGA GGCTAGCGACAAGTGTCAGAAAGAGAAGAGGAAGACGATCAATGGCGATGATTTGCTTTGGGCTATGGCCACTCTAGGTTTTGAAGATTACATTGATCCCCTCAAGGCGTACTTAGCTAGGTACAGAGAG TTAGAG GGTGATACTAAAGGATCTGCTAGGGGAGAGGGATCTGCGAAGAAGGATCCAGTTGGAGCTCAGCCTTTAAGTCAACAG TATGCTCATCAAGGTTCCTACACACAAGGCATGGGCTACATGAACTCGCACATTTGA
- the LOC141693972 gene encoding putative methyltransferase PMT18, whose protein sequence is MARDYNGSPKPHHLESNRKRLTWILAVSALCILFYVLGAWQISSKPLINRSEMFKKPDCDNVESSEAEAGGASSSSSLSSEAALDFESHHQLVVNNSEKEEAQNFPPCDMSFSEYTPCQDRPRGRKFSREMHKYRERHCPPKEEMLRCLIPAPPNYKQPFKWPESRDYAWFDNIPHKELSVEKAIQHWIQVEGDRFRFPGGGTMFMNGADAYIDDINAIIPNFTNGSIRTAIDTGCGVASFGAFLLKRDMLPMSFAPRDTHEAQVWFALERGVPAMLGIMGSQRLPYPARAFDMAHCSRCLIPWSEYDGLYMIELDRILRPGGYWILSGPPIRWARYWKGWERTKEDLKHEQDTIEDFAKRMCWKKVHERGDIAVWQKPFNHIECVKNRKTFKKPHMCKSENADAAWYKDMEACITPLPEAKNTNEIAGGALKKWPERAFAVPPRIISGSLPGITETKFREDNKAWTGRMALYDRVVNPLRQGQYRNIMDMNAYLGGFAAALLKYPVWVMNVVPASSDINTLGVIYERGFIGTYQDWCEAFSTYPRTYDLIHAGGVFSIYQDRCDITDILLEMDRILRPEGTVIFRDGVEVLLKIKSIADRMRWKSRILDHESGPYNPEKILLSVKSYWTGDSDTKPKQ, encoded by the exons ATGGCGAGAGATTATAATGGATCGCCAAAGCCTCATCACCTGGAATCAAATAGGAAGCGTCTCACTTGGATACTAGCCGTGAGTGCATTATGCATTTTGTTTTACGTTTTGGGGGCTTGGCAGATTAGTTCAAAACCTTTAATAAATCGATCCGAGATGTTCAAAAAACCTGATTGTGATAATGTTGAGTCATCCGAAGCTGAAGCTGGTGGAGCTAGTTCAAGCTCCAGCTTATCATCAGAAGCAGCTCTTGACTTTGAAAGCCATCATCAATTAGTAGTTAACAATTCTGAAAAAGAAGAGGCTCAAAATTTTCCACCATGTGATATGTCTTTTAGCGAGTACACTCCATGTCAAGATCGACCTAGGGGAAGGAAATTTAGCCGTGAAATGCATAAATATAGAGAGCGACATTGCCCCCCCAAGGAAGAGATGCTTCGTTGTTTGATACCTGCCCCACCTAACTATAAGCAACCATTCAAATGGCCCGAAAGCAGAGACTATGCATGGTTTGATAACATCCCCCACAAAGAGCTCAGTGTTGAGAAGGCTATCCAACACTGGATACAAGTTGAAGGTGATCGCTTTAGGTTCCCAGGTGGAGGAACCATGTTCATGAATGGAGCAGATGCTTACATTGATGACATTAATGCGATCATCCCCAATTTTACTAACGGCAGCATAAGAACCGCAATTGATACAGGCTGTGGA GTTGCTAGCTTTGGAGCTTTTCTTTTGAAGAGAGACATGCTTCCAATGTCGTTTGCTCCAAGAGATACACATGAAGCACAAGTTTGGTTTGCTTTGGAACGCGGTGTTCCTGCCATGCTTGGCATCATGGGCTCACAGAGACTTCCATATCCAGCAAGAGCTTTTGATATGGCACATTGTTCTCGTTGCTTGATTCCCTGGTCTGAGTATG ATGGACTGTATATGATCGAATTGGATAGAATTTTGAGACCAGGTGGCTATTGGATACTATCTGGTCCTCCAATTCGTTGGGCAAGATACTGGAAAGGTTGGGAAAGAACCAAGGAAGATTTAAAACACGAGCAAGATACAATTGAGGATTTTGCCAAGCGCATGTGCTGGAAGAAAGTACACGAAAGGGGTGACATCGCAGTGTGGCAAAAACCCTTCAACCACATTGAGTGTGTGAAGAATAGAAAAACCTTTAAAAAACCCCATATGTGCaaatcagaaaatgctgatgcagcttG GTATAAAGACATGGAAGCTTGCATTACTCCTCTTCCAGAGGCAAAAAACACGAATGAGATTGCAGGCGGTGCACTCAAGAAATGGCCAGAGCGTGCATTTGCAGTTCCTCCAAGAATTATCAGCGGTTCGTTGCCTGGCATCACAGAAACGAAATTTAGAGAAGATAATAAAGCATGGACAGGCCGCATGGCACTTTATGATCGTGTTGTGAATCCCTTACGCCAAGGTCAATACCGAAATATAATGGACATGAATGCTTACTTGGGAGGCTTTGCAGCAGCTTTGTTAAAGTATCCAGTGTGGGTAATGAATGTAGTCCCTGCAAGTTCAGATATTAACACTCTGGGAGTGATATATGAAAGAGGTTTTATTGGTACATATCAAGATTGGTGCGAAGCATTTTCAACATATCCAAGAACATATGATCTCATTCATGCAGGTGGTGTTTTTAGCATATATCAGGACAG GTGTGACATTACGGACATCCTGCTGGAAATGGACAGAATCCTAAGACCAGAAGGGACTGTTATATTCAGAGATGGAGTGGAAGTCCTTTTGAAGATCAAGAGCATAGCAGATAGAATGAGGTGGAAGAGCCGCATACTGGACCATGAAAGTGGCCCTTATAATCCAGAAAAGATTTTGCTTAGTGTCAAAAGTTACTGGACCGGTGATAGTGATACTAAGCCGAAACAATAA